The Streptomyces europaeiscabiei genome window below encodes:
- a CDS encoding OB-fold nucleic acid binding domain-containing protein, which produces MSAVPRSEKPAGRFRRMLDRLSSSQTDLESEELREDADTAGCTRICDCHDRQIVTVTGTLRTVTLRPRAGVPALEAELFDGSAALDVVWLGRRSIVGIEPGRKLIASGRVSMSRGRRVLFNPKYELRPLGRE; this is translated from the coding sequence ATGAGTGCTGTTCCTCGTTCCGAGAAGCCGGCGGGCCGGTTCCGGCGCATGCTCGACCGGCTCTCCTCCTCCCAGACGGACCTGGAGTCGGAGGAGCTGCGCGAGGACGCGGACACCGCGGGCTGCACGCGCATATGTGACTGCCACGACCGACAGATAGTGACGGTTACTGGTACCTTGCGCACGGTCACGCTGCGCCCACGGGCCGGTGTCCCGGCCCTGGAGGCAGAACTGTTCGACGGTTCGGCCGCGCTGGACGTGGTGTGGCTGGGCAGACGCTCCATCGTCGGGATAGAGCCGGGGCGCAAGCTGATCGCATCCGGCCGGGTCTCGATGAGCCGGGGCCGTAGGGTGCTGTTCAATCCGAAGTACGAACTCAGACCCCTCGGACGGGAGTAG
- a CDS encoding sensor histidine kinase, with translation MAPIPAPPQAPPKPTWDPGRAQTPFPWLRPTIRIRLTLLYGGMFLIAGILLLSIIYLLAAQAVSTGNTPVFKIEDGKDISVSSNICPAVDANTAPTNLRLDDFNAAISACIDHERQVALDTLLSRSLLALLGLAVIAFAFGYAMAGRVLAPLGRITRTARAVAGSDLSRRIELDGPDDELKELADTFDDMLERLQRAFTAQQRFVGNASHELRTPLAINRTLLEVHLSDPGAPAELQQLGKTLLATNERSEQLVEGLLLLARSDNQIVERKPVDLAEVASQAIDQVRSEAESKKVEIRGEWAPAVVQGNGVLLERIALNLVQNAVRYNVPGPGGWVEVTTELQHGQAVLVVTNTGPVVPAYEIDNLFEPFRRLRTERTGSDKGVGLGLSIVRSVARAHGGHIAARPREGGGLVMRVTLPV, from the coding sequence ATGGCCCCCATTCCCGCGCCGCCCCAGGCGCCCCCGAAGCCCACGTGGGACCCAGGGCGGGCGCAGACCCCCTTCCCGTGGCTGCGCCCGACCATCCGGATACGGCTCACGCTGCTGTACGGCGGCATGTTCCTGATCGCCGGGATCCTGCTGCTGTCGATCATCTACCTGTTGGCCGCCCAGGCCGTGAGCACCGGCAACACACCGGTGTTCAAGATCGAGGACGGCAAGGACATCAGCGTGTCCAGCAACATCTGCCCCGCGGTCGATGCCAACACGGCCCCGACCAACCTTCGGCTCGACGACTTCAACGCGGCGATCTCGGCCTGTATCGACCACGAGCGTCAGGTCGCCCTGGACACCCTGCTAAGCCGCTCCCTGCTGGCGCTCCTCGGGCTCGCCGTGATCGCGTTCGCCTTCGGGTACGCGATGGCGGGCCGGGTGCTCGCGCCGCTCGGCCGGATCACGCGGACCGCGCGCGCGGTGGCGGGCTCGGACCTGTCCCGCCGTATTGAGCTGGACGGTCCGGACGACGAGCTGAAGGAGCTGGCGGACACCTTCGACGACATGCTGGAGCGGCTCCAGCGGGCCTTCACGGCCCAGCAGCGGTTCGTCGGGAACGCCTCGCACGAGCTGAGAACACCGCTGGCGATCAACCGGACACTCCTTGAGGTACACCTCTCCGATCCGGGCGCGCCGGCCGAGCTGCAGCAGCTGGGCAAGACGCTGCTGGCCACCAACGAGCGCAGCGAACAGCTCGTGGAGGGTCTGCTGCTGCTCGCCCGCAGCGACAACCAGATCGTCGAGCGCAAGCCCGTGGATCTCGCCGAGGTCGCCTCCCAGGCCATCGACCAGGTGCGCTCCGAGGCGGAGAGCAAGAAGGTGGAGATCCGCGGCGAGTGGGCCCCCGCGGTCGTCCAGGGCAACGGCGTCCTGCTGGAGCGGATCGCCCTGAACCTCGTCCAGAACGCCGTCCGGTACAACGTGCCGGGGCCGGGCGGCTGGGTGGAGGTCACGACGGAGCTGCAGCACGGTCAGGCGGTCCTGGTGGTCACGAACACCGGGCCCGTGGTTCCGGCGTACGAGATCGACAACCTTTTCGAGCCGTTCCGGCGGCTGCGTACGGAGCGCACGGGCAGTGACAAGGGCGTGGGCCTCGGCCTGTCGATCGTCCGGTCCGTGGCCCGCGCGCACGGCGGCCACATCGCCGCCCGGCCACGTGAGGGAGGCGGACTCGTGATGCGCGTGACCCTGCCCGTCTGA
- a CDS encoding DUF3710 domain-containing protein, with product MFGRRKKKGSAEDAADAASEAEQVDGVAGDADTEADEVARERVRLEPEPRPDGPWDSSEVREPGEGRVDLGGIFVPGVDGMELRVEVAGDAIVAATVVLRDSAVQLQAFAAPKREGIWGEVREEIATGITQQGGVIDEVEGPLGWELRAQVPVQLPDGTGGFQVVRFVGVDGPRWFLRGVISGRGAVEPQTAGLLEQIFRDTVVLRGEGPMAPRDPIVLKLPNDAQMVPEGVQQEEQAGSRFSGGMGQLQRGPETTEVR from the coding sequence GTGTTCGGACGTCGCAAGAAGAAGGGTTCCGCCGAGGACGCGGCGGACGCGGCGAGCGAGGCCGAGCAGGTCGACGGCGTCGCTGGGGACGCCGACACTGAGGCGGACGAGGTCGCGCGCGAGCGCGTACGGCTCGAACCCGAACCCCGGCCCGACGGGCCGTGGGACAGCTCCGAGGTGCGTGAGCCCGGCGAGGGCCGGGTGGACCTCGGCGGCATCTTCGTGCCCGGAGTCGACGGCATGGAGCTGCGGGTCGAGGTCGCGGGCGACGCGATCGTCGCGGCGACCGTCGTGCTCCGCGACAGCGCGGTCCAGCTGCAGGCCTTCGCCGCACCCAAGCGCGAGGGCATCTGGGGCGAGGTCCGCGAGGAGATCGCCACCGGCATCACCCAGCAGGGCGGTGTCATCGACGAGGTCGAGGGCCCCCTCGGCTGGGAGCTGCGCGCGCAGGTGCCGGTGCAGCTGCCGGACGGCACGGGCGGCTTCCAGGTGGTCCGGTTCGTGGGTGTGGACGGACCCCGCTGGTTCCTGCGCGGGGTGATCTCCGGCCGGGGCGCGGTGGAGCCGCAGACCGCCGGGCTGCTGGAGCAGATCTTCCGGGACACGGTCGTCCTGCGCGGCGAGGGTCCCATGGCTCCGCGCGACCCGATCGTCCTCAAGCTGCCCAACGACGCGCAGATGGTTCCCGAGGGCGTCCAGCAGGAGGAGCAGGCCGGTTCCCGCTTCTCCGGCGGCATGGGGCAGCTGCAGCGCGGCCCGGAGACCACCGAGGTCCGCTAG
- a CDS encoding PaaI family thioesterase, whose protein sequence is MRGTSAALRPPADATAPVRHPEAPAPGELLGTHYGQCFGCGGEQPHGLHLEARAGEGVTLTAEFTVRPAHQGAPGLAHGGVLASALDETLGSLTWLLRTIAVTGRLETDFLRPVPVDTVLHLRAEVTAVAGRKIFATAQGRIGGPDGPLAVRADALFVEVKVDHFIDHGRDEEIQAAMKDPDQVRRARAFEVNP, encoded by the coding sequence GTGAGAGGTACTTCCGCGGCCCTGCGACCCCCGGCGGACGCCACGGCGCCCGTACGGCACCCCGAGGCGCCCGCCCCCGGTGAGTTGCTCGGCACGCACTACGGGCAGTGTTTCGGCTGTGGTGGTGAGCAGCCCCACGGGCTGCATCTGGAGGCGAGGGCTGGTGAGGGCGTCACTCTCACAGCCGAATTCACCGTGCGGCCCGCGCACCAGGGGGCCCCGGGCCTCGCGCACGGCGGGGTCCTGGCCAGTGCCCTCGACGAGACCCTCGGCTCCCTCACCTGGCTGCTGCGCACCATCGCGGTGACCGGGCGGCTGGAGACCGACTTCCTGCGGCCCGTCCCCGTCGACACCGTGCTGCATCTCCGGGCAGAGGTGACGGCGGTGGCCGGGCGGAAGATCTTCGCGACCGCCCAGGGGCGCATCGGTGGCCCCGACGGCCCGCTGGCCGTCCGCGCCGACGCGCTCTTCGTCGAGGTCAAGGTCGACCACTTCATCGACCACGGCCGGGACGAGGAGATCCAGGCGGCCATGAAGGACCCGGACCAGGTCCGGCGGGCCCGAGCCTTCGAGGTGAACCCGTGA
- a CDS encoding ferrochelatase, which yields MRHAHDATPYDALLLLSFGGPEGPDDVVPFLENVTRGRGIPKERLKEVGQHYFLFGGVSPINDQNRALLDALHKDFAEHGLDLPVYWGNRNWAPYLTDTLREMVTDGRRRVLVLTTSAYASYSGCRQYRENLADSLAALEAEGLQPPRIDKIRHYFNHPGFLEPMIDGVLESLADLPEDVRDGAHLAFCTHSIPNASADTSGPVEEHGDGGAYVAEHLDVSKLIVDAVRERTGVEHPWQLVYQSRSGAPHIPWLEPDICDHLQERHESGAPAVVMAPIGFVSDHMEVLYDLDTEAMAKGGELGLPVRRSATVGADPRFAAAIRDLVLERAAAERGRDVTPCALGELGASHNLCPVGCCPARAPQPAAAGADSPYA from the coding sequence ATGCGACACGCGCACGACGCCACCCCCTACGACGCCCTGCTCCTGCTCTCGTTCGGCGGCCCGGAGGGCCCGGACGACGTGGTCCCGTTCCTGGAGAACGTGACGCGGGGGCGCGGCATCCCCAAGGAACGTCTCAAGGAAGTCGGGCAGCACTACTTCCTGTTCGGCGGGGTCAGTCCCATCAACGACCAGAACCGCGCCCTGCTCGACGCCCTCCACAAGGACTTCGCCGAGCACGGCCTGGACCTGCCGGTCTACTGGGGCAACCGCAACTGGGCGCCCTACCTGACCGACACGCTGCGCGAGATGGTCACCGACGGCCGCCGCCGCGTCCTGGTCCTCACCACCAGCGCGTACGCCTCGTACTCGGGCTGTCGCCAGTACCGCGAGAACCTCGCCGACTCGCTCGCCGCCCTGGAGGCCGAGGGCCTTCAGCCGCCGAGGATCGACAAGATCCGGCACTACTTCAACCACCCGGGCTTCCTGGAGCCCATGATCGACGGTGTCCTGGAGTCGCTCGCCGACCTCCCCGAGGACGTCCGCGACGGCGCGCACCTCGCCTTCTGCACGCACTCCATCCCGAACGCCTCGGCGGACACCTCCGGCCCGGTCGAGGAGCACGGGGACGGCGGCGCGTATGTCGCGGAGCACCTGGACGTCTCGAAGCTCATCGTCGACGCCGTGCGCGAGCGGACCGGCGTCGAGCACCCCTGGCAGCTTGTCTACCAGTCCCGCTCCGGCGCCCCGCACATTCCGTGGCTGGAGCCCGACATCTGCGACCACCTGCAGGAGCGGCACGAGTCCGGGGCGCCGGCCGTCGTGATGGCGCCCATCGGGTTCGTCTCGGACCACATGGAGGTCCTGTACGACCTCGACACCGAGGCCATGGCCAAGGGCGGGGAACTGGGTCTGCCGGTCCGCCGCTCGGCCACCGTGGGCGCCGACCCCCGGTTCGCCGCAGCGATCCGCGACCTCGTCCTGGAGCGCGCCGCGGCCGAGCGGGGCCGGGACGTGACGCCCTGCGCCCTCGGCGAGCTCGGCGCGAGCCACAACCTGTGCCCGGTCGGCTGCTGCCCGGCCCGCGCCCCGCAGCCCGCCGCCGCGGGCGCCGACAGCCCGTACGCGTGA
- a CDS encoding response regulator gives MTRVLVVDDEPQIVRALVINLKARKYEVDAAHDGATALELAAARHPDVVVLDLGLPDMDGVEVIRGLRGWTRVPILVLSARHSSDEKVDALDAGADDYVTKPFGMDELLARLRAAVRRAEPVGGAEGDVIVETDDFTVDLAAKKVNRDGRDVRLTPTEWHLLEVLVRNAGRLVSQKQLLQEVWGPSYGTETNYLRVYMAQLRRKLEGDPSRPKHFVTEAGMGYRFEK, from the coding sequence ATGACCCGGGTGCTCGTGGTCGACGACGAGCCGCAGATCGTCCGCGCGCTCGTGATCAACCTGAAGGCCCGCAAGTACGAGGTCGACGCCGCCCACGACGGCGCGACGGCCCTCGAACTCGCCGCCGCCCGCCACCCCGACGTCGTCGTCCTCGACCTGGGATTGCCCGACATGGACGGCGTCGAGGTGATCAGGGGACTGCGGGGCTGGACCCGGGTCCCGATCCTCGTCCTGTCGGCCCGGCACTCCTCCGACGAGAAGGTAGATGCCCTCGACGCGGGCGCCGACGACTACGTCACCAAGCCTTTCGGCATGGACGAGCTGCTCGCCCGGCTGCGCGCCGCGGTCCGCCGTGCCGAGCCCGTCGGGGGCGCGGAGGGCGACGTGATCGTGGAGACCGACGACTTCACCGTGGACCTGGCCGCGAAGAAGGTGAACCGGGACGGCAGGGACGTCCGGCTTACCCCCACCGAGTGGCACCTCCTGGAGGTGCTGGTCCGCAACGCCGGCCGCCTGGTCAGCCAGAAGCAGCTCCTCCAGGAGGTCTGGGGGCCGTCCTACGGGACGGAGACCAACTACCTCCGGGTCTACATGGCCCAGCTGCGGCGCAAGCTGGAGGGCGACCCCTCGCGGCCGAAGCACTTCGTCACCGAGGCGGGGATGGGGTACCGCTTCGAGAAGTAG
- a CDS encoding DUF4193 domain-containing protein, giving the protein MATDYDTPRKTDDDVDSDSLEELKARRNDKSTSAVDVDEFEAAEGLELPGADLSNEELAVRVLPKQQDEFTCMSCFLVHHRSQLAREKNGQPICRDCD; this is encoded by the coding sequence ATGGCAACGGATTACGACACCCCACGCAAGACCGACGACGACGTCGACTCGGACAGCCTGGAAGAGCTCAAGGCTCGCCGGAACGACAAGTCGACGTCCGCCGTGGATGTAGATGAGTTCGAGGCAGCAGAAGGCCTGGAACTGCCCGGGGCCGACCTCTCGAACGAGGAGCTGGCCGTCCGGGTGCTGCCCAAGCAGCAGGACGAGTTCACCTGCATGAGCTGCTTCCTGGTGCACCACCGCAGCCAGCTGGCCCGCGAGAAGAACGGTCAGCCGATCTGCCGCGACTGCGACTGA
- a CDS encoding response regulator transcription factor, giving the protein MRVLVVEDEQLLADAVATGLRREAMAVDVVYDGAAALERIGVNDYDVVVLDRDLPLVHGDDVCRRIVELGLPTRVLMLTASGDVSDRVEGLEIGADDYLPKPFAFSELIARVRALGRRTSVPLPPVLERAGIKLDPNRREVFRDGKEVQLAPKEFAVLEVLMRSEGAVVSAEQLLEKAWDENTDPFTNVVRVTVMTLRRKLGEPPVIVTVPGSGYRI; this is encoded by the coding sequence GTGCGCGTACTCGTCGTCGAGGACGAGCAGCTGCTCGCCGATGCGGTGGCCACCGGACTGCGCCGGGAGGCCATGGCCGTCGACGTCGTGTACGACGGTGCGGCGGCCCTGGAACGCATCGGCGTCAACGACTACGACGTGGTCGTCCTCGACCGCGACCTCCCCCTCGTCCACGGCGACGACGTCTGCCGCAGGATCGTGGAGCTCGGCCTGCCCACGCGCGTGCTGATGCTCACCGCGTCCGGCGACGTCAGCGACCGCGTCGAGGGCCTGGAGATCGGCGCCGACGACTATCTGCCCAAACCGTTCGCCTTCAGCGAGCTCATCGCGCGCGTACGGGCCCTCGGTCGGCGCACGAGCGTGCCGCTGCCGCCCGTCCTGGAGCGCGCCGGCATCAAGCTCGACCCCAACCGCCGCGAGGTCTTCCGCGACGGCAAGGAGGTCCAGCTCGCGCCGAAGGAGTTCGCGGTCCTGGAGGTGCTGATGCGCAGCGAGGGCGCCGTCGTCTCGGCGGAGCAGCTCCTGGAGAAGGCCTGGGACGAGAACACCGATCCGTTCACCAACGTCGTGCGCGTGACGGTCATGACGCTGCGCCGCAAGCTCGGCGAGCCACCGGTCATCGTCACCGTGCCCGGCTCCGGCTACCGGATCTGA
- a CDS encoding DUF3093 domain-containing protein yields the protein MQPSAPPYEERLTAPRTWWLVCFLVGVSMALILLPFGTLPLLGGLAGGTAVAAVVTSSYGSVRIRVVGDSLIAGEAKIPVSALGEPEILDREEAQAWRTYKANSHAFMLLRAYIPTALRIPITDPADPTPYAYLSTREPERLVAALEAARTAA from the coding sequence ATGCAGCCCTCCGCCCCGCCGTACGAAGAACGCCTGACCGCTCCCCGCACCTGGTGGCTCGTCTGTTTCCTGGTCGGCGTCTCGATGGCCCTCATCCTGCTGCCCTTCGGCACGCTCCCTCTGCTGGGCGGGCTCGCCGGCGGCACGGCGGTCGCCGCGGTCGTCACCAGCTCGTACGGCTCGGTCCGTATCCGCGTCGTCGGCGACTCACTGATCGCGGGCGAGGCGAAGATCCCGGTGAGCGCCCTGGGCGAGCCGGAGATCCTCGACCGCGAGGAAGCCCAGGCCTGGCGCACGTACAAGGCCAACTCCCACGCCTTCATGCTGCTGCGCGCCTACATCCCCACCGCGCTCCGTATCCCGATCACCGACCCGGCGGACCCGACCCCGTACGCGTACCTGTCGACGAGGGAACCGGAGCGTCTGGTGGCCGCCCTGGAGGCGGCCAGGACAGCGGCATAG
- the dut gene encoding dUTP diphosphatase, whose translation MSGGRAPLDVLIRRVDPDVPLPDYARPGDAGADLRTTESRELKPGERAVLPTGVSIALPEGYAAFVHPRSGLAARCGVALVNAPGTVDAGYRGEIKVIVVNLDPHEAVRFERFDRIAQLVVQQVEKVRFQEVAELPDSARAEGGFGSTGGHAAVGGPWVATGGNRYASVVSDREGQ comes from the coding sequence GTGAGCGGCGGCCGTGCTCCTCTCGATGTCCTGATCCGGCGCGTCGACCCCGACGTGCCGCTGCCGGACTACGCGCGGCCCGGTGACGCGGGAGCCGATCTGCGCACCACGGAGAGCCGGGAGTTGAAGCCGGGTGAACGGGCCGTACTTCCCACGGGAGTGTCCATCGCGCTCCCGGAGGGGTACGCGGCCTTCGTGCACCCACGGTCCGGTCTCGCCGCCCGCTGCGGCGTCGCCCTGGTGAATGCCCCGGGGACGGTTGATGCCGGGTACCGTGGGGAGATCAAGGTGATCGTGGTGAATCTCGACCCGCATGAAGCCGTGCGGTTCGAGCGCTTCGACCGGATTGCCCAACTGGTCGTCCAGCAGGTCGAGAAGGTGCGCTTCCAGGAGGTGGCGGAGCTTCCCGACTCGGCGCGGGCCGAGGGGGGCTTCGGGTCCACCGGCGGTCATGCCGCCGTGGGCGGACCATGGGTGGCAACGGGTGGGAATCGATACGCTTCGGTCGTATCCGACCGGGAAGGACAGTGA
- a CDS encoding inositol monophosphatase family protein: MTHQSERPDGLKAELLEIALDAARRAGTFLRDGRPADLGVAATKSSAVDVVTEMDIASEKLITGLLAERRPHDGVLGEEGASVEGSSGVQWVIDPLDGTVNYLYGLPSWAVSIAVRVDGETVVGVVDAPVRGEVYRAVLGEGAYVNDRPARVRPAPELGLALVGTGFGYRAERRARQADVLRELIPHVRDIRRGGSAAIDLCDVAVGRLDAYYERGLNAWDYAAGDLIAREAGALTGGRPSEPLSPDLTIAAPPALFEALQTRLEDLGAWHD; encoded by the coding sequence GTGACCCACCAGTCAGAGCGTCCGGACGGCCTGAAGGCCGAACTGCTGGAGATCGCCCTGGACGCGGCCCGCCGCGCGGGAACCTTCCTGCGCGACGGCCGGCCCGCCGATCTCGGCGTGGCCGCCACCAAGTCCAGCGCGGTCGATGTCGTCACCGAGATGGACATCGCCTCCGAGAAGCTGATCACCGGCCTGCTGGCCGAGCGCAGGCCGCACGACGGCGTGCTCGGCGAGGAGGGCGCCAGCGTCGAGGGGAGCAGCGGCGTCCAGTGGGTGATCGATCCCCTCGACGGCACCGTCAACTACCTGTACGGACTGCCGAGTTGGGCCGTGTCCATCGCGGTCCGGGTGGACGGTGAGACGGTCGTCGGCGTGGTCGACGCCCCGGTGCGCGGCGAGGTCTACCGGGCGGTGCTCGGTGAGGGCGCGTACGTCAACGACCGTCCCGCGCGCGTGCGGCCGGCCCCGGAGCTGGGTCTGGCCCTCGTCGGCACCGGCTTCGGCTACCGCGCCGAGCGGCGGGCCAGGCAGGCCGACGTGCTGCGCGAGCTGATCCCCCACGTGCGGGACATCCGGCGCGGCGGCTCGGCCGCGATCGACCTGTGCGACGTGGCCGTGGGCCGCCTGGACGCGTACTACGAGCGCGGTCTCAACGCCTGGGACTACGCGGCGGGCGACCTCATCGCCCGGGAGGCGGGCGCCCTGACCGGTGGCCGCCCCTCAGAGCCCCTCTCACCCGACCTGACCATCGCGGCCCCACCCGCCCTCTTCGAGGCCCTCCAGACCCGCCTGGAGGACTTGGGCGCCTGGCACGACTGA
- a CDS encoding sensor histidine kinase — MGRGKLRIYLGAAPGVGKTYAMLSEAHRRTERGTDCVVAFVEHHGRSRTEVMLHGLDRIPRRELEYRDAVFTEMDVDAVLARRPRVALVDELAHTNVPGSRNDKRWQDVQELLAAGIDVISTVNIQHLESLGDVVESITGVRQRETVPDEVVRRADQIELVDMSPQALRRRMAHGNIYQPDKVDAALSNYFRPGNLTALRELALLWVADRVDEYLNAYRSEHQVSRIWGSRERIVVGLTGGPEGRTLIRRASRLAEKGAGGEVMAVYIARSDGLTSASPKELAVQRTLVEDLGGTFHHVVGDDIPAALLAFARGVNATQIVLGVSRRKSWQYVFGPGVGATVARDSGPDLDVHLITHDEAGKGRGLPVARGARLGRARMVWGWLVGTAGPPLLALLLANFETDLGLANDMLLFLSVTVAAALLGGLLPALAAAVLGSLLLNWFFTPPVHTLTVDDPTNIVAIVVFIGVAVSVASVVDLAARRTHQAARLRAESEILSFLAGSVLRGETSLEALLERVRETFGMESVALLERESDVDPWTCAGSVGPRRVDRPEAADVDMPVGGQMALALSGRVLPAEDRRVLAAFAAQAAVVLDRRRLKQEADQAKELAEGNRIRTALLAAVSHDLRTPLAGIKAAVSSLRSDDVAWSQEDEAELLEGIEDGADRLDHLVGNLLDMSRLQTGTVSALIREIDLDEVVPMALGGVPEGSVGLEIPESLPMVAVDPGLLERAVANIVENAVKYSPPGTPAQVSASALGGRVEVRVTDRGPGVPDEAKERIFAPFQRHGDAPRGTGVGLGLAVARGFAEAMGGTLDAEDTPGGGLTMVLTVRAAAIGSGAGTGPSSGTEVSAGTSTSVDMSRSAAAASANMFPSTDMVASGDTVPSADKAASGSEAAPPGTAASAERRNT; from the coding sequence ATGGGACGCGGGAAGCTTCGGATCTATCTCGGTGCGGCACCGGGCGTCGGAAAGACGTACGCGATGCTGTCCGAAGCGCACCGCCGGACCGAACGCGGCACCGACTGCGTGGTGGCCTTCGTGGAGCACCACGGCCGCTCCCGCACCGAGGTGATGCTGCACGGTCTCGACCGGATCCCGCGGCGGGAGCTGGAGTACCGGGACGCGGTCTTCACCGAGATGGACGTGGACGCCGTCCTCGCCCGGCGGCCCCGGGTCGCCCTCGTGGACGAACTGGCCCACACCAACGTGCCCGGCTCGCGCAACGACAAGCGCTGGCAGGACGTCCAGGAACTGCTCGCGGCCGGCATCGACGTGATATCGACCGTCAACATCCAGCACCTGGAGTCGCTCGGTGATGTCGTCGAGTCGATAACGGGCGTACGGCAGCGCGAGACGGTCCCCGACGAGGTGGTGCGGCGGGCCGACCAGATAGAGCTGGTCGACATGTCGCCACAGGCACTGCGGCGGCGGATGGCGCACGGCAACATCTACCAGCCCGACAAGGTCGACGCGGCCCTGTCGAACTACTTCCGGCCCGGGAACCTGACCGCGCTGCGGGAACTGGCGCTGCTGTGGGTGGCGGACCGGGTCGACGAGTACCTGAACGCGTACCGCAGCGAGCACCAGGTGTCGAGGATCTGGGGATCGCGGGAGCGGATCGTGGTCGGCCTGACCGGCGGCCCCGAGGGGCGGACCCTGATCCGGCGGGCCTCCCGGCTCGCCGAGAAGGGCGCGGGCGGCGAGGTCATGGCCGTGTACATCGCCCGCAGCGACGGGCTGACCTCGGCCTCGCCCAAGGAACTCGCCGTCCAGCGCACCCTCGTCGAGGACCTCGGCGGCACCTTCCACCACGTAGTCGGCGACGACATCCCGGCCGCGCTGCTGGCCTTCGCGCGCGGGGTCAACGCCACCCAGATCGTGCTCGGCGTCTCGCGGCGCAAGAGCTGGCAGTACGTGTTCGGGCCGGGCGTCGGCGCGACCGTCGCCCGGGACTCCGGACCCGACCTGGACGTCCACCTGATCACCCACGACGAGGCGGGCAAGGGACGCGGGCTGCCCGTCGCCCGGGGCGCGCGGCTGGGCCGGGCCCGGATGGTCTGGGGCTGGCTGGTCGGGACGGCCGGACCGCCGCTGCTGGCACTGCTGCTGGCCAACTTCGAGACCGACCTGGGGCTCGCCAACGACATGCTGCTGTTCCTGTCGGTGACGGTGGCCGCGGCCCTGCTGGGCGGTCTGCTGCCCGCCCTGGCCGCCGCCGTGCTGGGGTCGCTGCTGCTCAACTGGTTCTTCACCCCGCCGGTGCACACCCTGACGGTCGACGACCCGACGAACATCGTCGCCATCGTGGTCTTCATAGGAGTCGCGGTGTCCGTGGCGTCCGTGGTCGACCTCGCGGCCCGGCGCACCCACCAGGCGGCCCGGCTGCGCGCCGAGTCCGAGATCCTCTCCTTCCTCGCGGGCAGCGTGCTGCGCGGAGAGACCAGCCTGGAGGCACTGCTCGAACGGGTGCGTGAGACCTTCGGCATGGAGTCGGTGGCCCTGCTGGAGCGCGAGAGCGATGTGGACCCGTGGACCTGCGCGGGCAGCGTGGGCCCCCGGCGGGTGGACCGTCCGGAGGCCGCGGACGTGGACATGCCGGTCGGCGGCCAGATGGCGCTCGCCCTCTCCGGGCGCGTCCTGCCCGCCGAGGACCGCCGGGTGCTGGCCGCGTTCGCCGCCCAGGCCGCCGTCGTACTGGACCGCCGGCGCCTCAAACAGGAGGCGGACCAGGCCAAGGAGCTGGCCGAGGGCAACCGCATCCGCACCGCGCTGCTCGCCGCCGTCAGCCACGACCTGCGCACCCCGCTGGCCGGTATCAAGGCGGCCGTCTCGTCCCTGCGCTCCGACGACGTGGCCTGGTCGCAGGAGGACGAGGCCGAACTGCTCGAAGGGATCGAGGACGGCGCCGACCGGCTCGACCACCTCGTGGGCAACCTCCTCGACATGTCCCGCCTGCAGACCGGCACCGTCTCCGCACTGATCCGCGAGATCGATCTCGACGAGGTGGTGCCGATGGCCCTCGGCGGCGTTCCCGAGGGCAGTGTCGGACTGGAGATCCCCGAGAGCCTGCCCATGGTCGCCGTCGATCCCGGGCTGCTGGAGCGCGCGGTCGCCAACATCGTCGAGAACGCCGTCAAGTACAGCCCGCCCGGCACGCCCGCCCAGGTCTCCGCCAGCGCCCTCGGCGGCCGCGTCGAGGTCCGCGTCACCGACCGGGGCCCCGGCGTCCCCGACGAGGCCAAGGAGCGCATCTTCGCCCCCTTCCAGCGCCACGGCGACGCCCCGCGCGGGACCGGCGTGGGGCTGGGGCTCGCGGTCGCCCGAGGCTTCGCGGAGGCCATGGGCGGCACGCTCGACGCGGAGGACACCCCCGGCGGAGGACTCACCATGGTGCTCACGGTGCGGGCCGCGGCGATCGGCTCCGGGGCCGGTACGGGCCCTTCCTCGGGCACCGAAGTGTCGGCAGGCACGTCTACGTCGGTGGACATGTCCAGGTCGGCCGCCGCCGCGTCGGCGAACATGTTCCCTTCGACGGACATGGTCGCCTCGGGGGACACGGTCCCGTCGGCGGACAAGGCCGCGTCGGGGAGCGAGGCGGCACCGCCAGGCACGGCCGCATCGGCAGAGAGGCGAAACACATGA